DNA from Kitasatospora herbaricolor:
CCCGCCACCGGGTCCGCCAGCAGGACGGGCGTGCAGTCCGCGGTCAGCACCGCGAGGGCGAGCGGGCGGTCGGTGACCACCGCGTCCACCGTCGGGGCCGAGCCCTGGGGCTGCCGCTCCGTCACGACGGCGACGTCCGCGCCGTGCACCTGGTTCATCCAGACCACGTCCGCCGGGTCCAGGCCCAGCGAGCGGGCCGCCAGCCGCCGGTTCTCCAGCACGGCGACCGGGTCGTCCCCCACCGCGCCGCCGAGGTTCAGTTCCCCGTACGGCGAAGTGCTCACCCCGCCCCACCGGTCGGTGAAGGCGAAGTGAGCACCGTTTCGCGTATCGAACCGCTTCACTCGGGCTGTGCCTACTTCAGGAAGTCGGGCACATCGAGCTCCTCGGCGGGGCTCTCCACGTAGGGCTGCCGGACCGGCTGCACCTGCGGGGGCACCGGCGAGGCGGTCGTGGTGGCCGGGGAGTCGGCGTACCGGGAGCCGGACTCGCCCTCCGAGCGGGCCGTCACCGAGCCGATGCTCCCGTACGACGGGCGGGTGGCCGGGCGCTCGGGGGCGGCCGGCGCGGGGGCCGGGGAGGCCTTGACCACCGGGTCGCGGACGATCGCCGGCGGCTGGCCGCCGTCGAAGCCGGCCGCGATGACGGTGACCCGCACCTCGTCGCCGAGCGCGTCGTCGATGACCGCACCGAAGATGATGTTGGCCTCGGGGTGGGCGGCCTCGCTGACCAGCTGGGCGGACTCGTTGATCTCGAACAGGCCGAGGTCGGAGCCGCCGGAGATGGAGAGCAGCACGCCGCGGGCGCCGTCGATGGAGGCCTCCAGCAGCGGCGAGGAGATCGCCATCACGGCGGCCGCCTTGGCGCGGTCCTCGCCGCGGGCGGAGCCGATGCCCATCAGCGCCGAGCCGGCCTCGGACATGACCGACTTGACGTCGGCGAAGTCCAGGTTGATCAGGCCGGGGGTGGTGATCAGGTCGGTGATGCCCTGGACGCCGGAGAGCAGCACCTGGTCGGCGGAGCGGAACGCGTCCAGCACGCTGACCTGGCGGTCCGAGATGGACAGCAGCCGGTCGTTGGGGATCACGATGAGGGTGTCGACCTCTTCGCGCAGGCCGGCGATGCCGTCCTCGGCCTGGTTCGCGCGACGGCGGCCCTCGAAGGTGAAGGGGCGGGTGACGACGCCGATGGTGAGGGCGCCGAGCGAGCGGGCGATGTTGGCCACGACGGGCGCGCCGCCGGTGCCGGTGCCGCCGCCCTCGCCGGCCGTCACGAAGACCATGTCGGCCCCCTTGAGGACCTCCTCGATCTCCTCGCGGTGGTCCTCTGCCGCCTTGCGGCCGACCTCGGGGTTCGCGCCGGCGCCGAGGCCCCGGGTGAGTTCACGGCCCACATCGAGCTTGACGTCGGCGTCGCTCATCAGGAGGGCCTGCGCATCGGTGTTGATCGCGATGAACTCGACGCCCTTGAGACCGACCTCGATCATCCGGTTGATGGCGTTGACACCGCCGCCGCCGATGCCGACGACCTTGATGACTGCGAGGTAGTTCTGCGGTGCTGCCACGTCGAAGGCCTCTCGCCTCGAATTTCCGGGTCGGCCCGGCGCCCGGGTGCGCGCCGTACCGACGGATGTCGATGGGTGGGGAGCCTGGTTCCTGACTGAATGTCCGAAATGCCGACCGCCGACCCGAACCCTAAACTTGACCTTTAGGGTTGTTGCTGCGCCTCTGTCACATCACCGTGGGACACAGCCTGGTGACACAGGACACTAGGTCGCGGCGAGCCCGTGTTCAACGAACACGCCGAGCTTCCCTTTTTTCTTTTGAGCCTATGTGATCATCAACCGGCCTGGGAAACCGGGGTGACCGCCAAACTCATCCAGGCAGAAACCTACCGGATCATCCGGACAACGCCGGCGCCTCCGGCACACTCACGTCGTAATTCGCCGCTTTCTGGCGCATCAACGCGGTCAGCACCCTGGCTTTGCGCTCGGTCCGGTCCGGGCTCCCCCAACGCACCGTCCCACCACCGCTGAGCTGCAGTTGAATGTCGTCGTAGCTGTGCACCAGCACCGCCCCGGCCCGCTTGGCGACGTCCTCGGGCAGGCCCGCGGCGACCGCCACGGCGCCCTGAACGAGCTGCTGGCGCGTGATCACCTCGAGCGCATCGTTCGCCTGCTGACTGAGCTGCAGCTCCACCACCGGCACCCCCGCGGGGGCGGTGGGCTCGGTGGCGAAGCTCACCCCGCCGGCGTCCACCTGGGTGAACTGCCCGTCCTCGCCCTTGACGGCGGCGACCGGCTTGCGCTGCTCCACCTTCACCCGCAGGGTGTGCGGCCAGCCGCGCCAGACCTCGGCGTCGGCCACCCGCGGGATGGCCTTCACCCGGCGCTCGACGTCCGCCAGGTCCACCCGGGCGAGCGGCCCGTCGCCGAGCCCGCCCACCGCCCGGCGGACCTGGTCGGCCGTCAGCCGGTCGTCCCGCATGCCCTGCACCGAGATGCTTCGTACATCGAGCACCGAGGAGAAGAAGACCAGCCAGGACAGCGTGCCCAGCACCGCGGCCGTCAGCACGCCCAGCACCGTGAAGCCGCGCCGGGAGAGGCGGAGCCGGGGAGCGAACTCCTCGGCCTCCTCCTCGTCCTGGTACGCGCCGGCGCCGGGCGGGCCGTCAGCCACGGCGGCGGCCACCTCGCGCTGCCTCGATCGCTTCGTACACCATGCCGACCAGCAGGTCGTCGGCGTCGCGGCGGCCGAACTCGGCGGCCGCCCGGCTCATGTCCCAGAGCCGCTGCGGGTCGGTGAGCACCGGCAGCACGTTGTTCAGCACCCAGTCCGGGGACAGCTCGGCGTCGTCCACCAGCAGGCCGCCGCCCGCCTTCACCATCGGCTGGGCGTTCAGGCGCTGCTCGCCGTTGCCGATCGGCAGCGGGACGAACGCGGCCGGCAGGCCGACCGCCGCCAGCTCGGCGACGGTCATCGCGCCGGCCCGGCAGAGCATCAGGTCGGCGGCGGCGTACGCGAGGTCCATCCGGTCCACGTACGGCAGCACCCGGTACGGCGGCATCCCGGGGATGTCGTCGACCACCGGCAGCTCGTTCTTCGGGCCCACGGCGTGCAGGATCTGCACGCCGTACTGCTGCAGGCGCGGCGCGATGGTCTGGACGGTCTCGTTCAGGCGCCGGGCGCCCTGCGAGCCGCCGGACACCAGCAGGGTGGGCAGCCGCTGGTCGAGGCCGAAGTACTGCCGGGCCTCGGGCCGGGCCGCGTTGCGGTCCAGGGTCGCGATGGTGCGGCGGAGCGGGATCCCGATGTACCGGGAGTCCCGCAGCTTGCTGTCCGGGGTGGAGACGGCGACGAAGTCGCTGTACCGCGCGCCGATCTTGTTGGCCAGGCCCGGACGGGCGTTCGCCTCGTGCACCACGATCGGCACCCCGGCGCGCTTGGCGGCCAGGTAGGCGGGCATCGCGACGTAGCCGCCGAAGCCGACCACGGCGTCCGCCTTGACCCGCTCGATGATCTCCTGGGCGGCCCGTACGGTGCCGCGCAGCCGGCCCGGCACGGTGATCAGCTCGGGGGTCGGCTTGCGGGGCAGCGGGACGGCCGGGATCAGCTCCAGGTGGTAGCCGCGCTCGGGCACCAGACGGGTCTCCAGTCCGCGTTCGGTGCCCAGAGCGGTGATCCCGATGGACGGGTCGTGCCTGCGGAGGGCGTCCGCGAGGGCGAGGGCCGGCTCGATGTGACCGGCGGTCCCCCCGCCGGCGAGTACGACATGCACCGAAATTCACCGCTCCCTGCGCGCCGGCCGGGAGGCCGGGCGTGCTGTGGTTCGTCGTCGTGGCAGCACCCGGGCCAGTCGTGTCCTGAACCGGGAGTTGGTGGTCCGCGCGGCCAGGGCCGCCTGAGCCCCCGGCGTGCTGCGTGCGAAGCAGAGCAACACGCCGACGGCGCACATGGCCGACAGCATGGCGGAACCGCCGTAGGAGAACAGCGGGAGCGGGAC
Protein-coding regions in this window:
- the murG gene encoding undecaprenyldiphospho-muramoylpentapeptide beta-N-acetylglucosaminyltransferase, yielding MHVVLAGGGTAGHIEPALALADALRRHDPSIGITALGTERGLETRLVPERGYHLELIPAVPLPRKPTPELITVPGRLRGTVRAAQEIIERVKADAVVGFGGYVAMPAYLAAKRAGVPIVVHEANARPGLANKIGARYSDFVAVSTPDSKLRDSRYIGIPLRRTIATLDRNAARPEARQYFGLDQRLPTLLVSGGSQGARRLNETVQTIAPRLQQYGVQILHAVGPKNELPVVDDIPGMPPYRVLPYVDRMDLAYAAADLMLCRAGAMTVAELAAVGLPAAFVPLPIGNGEQRLNAQPMVKAGGGLLVDDAELSPDWVLNNVLPVLTDPQRLWDMSRAAAEFGRRDADDLLVGMVYEAIEAARGGRRRG
- a CDS encoding cell division protein FtsQ/DivIB — encoded protein: MADGPPGAGAYQDEEEAEEFAPRLRLSRRGFTVLGVLTAAVLGTLSWLVFFSSVLDVRSISVQGMRDDRLTADQVRRAVGGLGDGPLARVDLADVERRVKAIPRVADAEVWRGWPHTLRVKVEQRKPVAAVKGEDGQFTQVDAGGVSFATEPTAPAGVPVVELQLSQQANDALEVITRQQLVQGAVAVAAGLPEDVAKRAGAVLVHSYDDIQLQLSGGGTVRWGSPDRTERKARVLTALMRQKAANYDVSVPEAPALSG
- the ftsZ gene encoding cell division protein FtsZ, translating into MAAPQNYLAVIKVVGIGGGGVNAINRMIEVGLKGVEFIAINTDAQALLMSDADVKLDVGRELTRGLGAGANPEVGRKAAEDHREEIEEVLKGADMVFVTAGEGGGTGTGGAPVVANIARSLGALTIGVVTRPFTFEGRRRANQAEDGIAGLREEVDTLIVIPNDRLLSISDRQVSVLDAFRSADQVLLSGVQGITDLITTPGLINLDFADVKSVMSEAGSALMGIGSARGEDRAKAAAVMAISSPLLEASIDGARGVLLSISGGSDLGLFEINESAQLVSEAAHPEANIIFGAVIDDALGDEVRVTVIAAGFDGGQPPAIVRDPVVKASPAPAPAAPERPATRPSYGSIGSVTARSEGESGSRYADSPATTTASPVPPQVQPVRQPYVESPAEELDVPDFLK